The Streptomyces sp. NBC_00286 nucleotide sequence GTCCGATAGAGGTGCCATGAACGCCCCGGTCGCTGTATCCGGAGTCGTCCGGCGGGTGCTGTGTGCGGTCTTGCTCAATCCACCCCTGCGCCCCGCAGTGGACACGATCTCGCACCGCAATCTCCTCGCCGCGCTACCACTAACCGGCTGCACCGAATTAAGACTGACCAATCTGATCGATCTACCGTCCAAGGACCAGAGACAGCTGGCCAGCTTCACCGTGACTGAGCAGGACCTTGCCAGGTCCCGTCAGCAGCTGTCAGCGGCGATTCACGGGGCCGATGAGATCCTGTTTGCCTGGGGCACCGGGAAGATCGCTGGCGCCGCGGGCAGTCTCCTTAAGGAACAGGCCGAGTGGGTGCGAGCGCACGTGGGCAGCTGCGGGGTATCGGAGGTCTGGATGGTCGCCGGCACACCGAGGCATCCGTCGAGATGGCGCCAGTTCGTCGGCCCGGAGAAGAGACGTGTCGAGGGAAGCTCATTCGAAGAGCGGCTGGCCAAGGTGCTGACCAGCCATGAATCGAGGGCCCTTCCGCAAGGATCGAATCGCCGGTCTGGTGACTGACGAGAACCGTGTGCTTGGTTGCCGCCGGTCTGGGACCGACGGCAACCGAGCACCTTGGGCGCCTACTCGTCTTCGAAGCCGTACTGCTCGAACTTCAACGTGCGCGCGTTCTCGGTGACGACACGGACCTTGTCGTCCGGGTAGCCGTCCTTGCTATATGCCTCTATCTCCAGCCGGATCCGTACCTCTGCGCCGGGGACGGATCGCAGGTGCGGCAGGATCTCCTCGACGAATTTCGCGAAGTCACGGCCGCTTCGCTCCGCATCCACCGGATATGAGCCGAAGAACCGGACGTTGCGAGTTAGCTCCTCTTCTGGGGGCGTCGGGGTCGCTGGCGGCGTGGAGATTTCGGCGGGGCCTACTTCACTGGAAGTACCGGCGTTATCCGAGCCAGACTCACTGGCCGCTTGTGTGGCGGCTCCCCGAGCTGCTGCCCTACGGGAGGCTTCGGCTAGGTCGCGTTGCCGCTGTTCGTTTGCCCGTTCAGGTGTGACCAGCAGCGTGGCATCGGTGGGCATGCCGAAGGAATCCTGCATGGGGAGGGAAAGGCCGACGTAGGTGCCGTTGGACTCGTCGTACCCCTCGGCGAGAGCAAAGCCCTCCGCCTCCCAGGTGATTCCCTCTGACAGCACGGACAAGACGCACTGGTCGAGCACAGACCTATCCCGAAGGCGCATCAGATATGGGTGCTTGCGGT carries:
- a CDS encoding DUF1643 domain-containing protein, with product MNAPVAVSGVVRRVLCAVLLNPPLRPAVDTISHRNLLAALPLTGCTELRLTNLIDLPSKDQRQLASFTVTEQDLARSRQQLSAAIHGADEILFAWGTGKIAGAAGSLLKEQAEWVRAHVGSCGVSEVWMVAGTPRHPSRWRQFVGPEKRRVEGSSFEERLAKVLTSHESRALPQGSNRRSGD